A single region of the Musa acuminata AAA Group cultivar baxijiao chromosome BXJ1-11, Cavendish_Baxijiao_AAA, whole genome shotgun sequence genome encodes:
- the LOC103970293 gene encoding dehydration-responsive element-binding protein 1G-like produces MENFSSDSTNSPLARRSAASDEDMSYATVSSAPPKRRAGRTKFRETRHPVYKGVRRRNGDKWVCEVREPNKKSRIWLGTFPTAEMAARAHDVAAMALRGRSACLNFADSPLRLPVPESSSPADIRRAAARAAEAFLPHPDPDAPEPMQDQNTTSCETAGTSAAACDPFLVEDGLNFGMQGYLDMAEGLLIDPPPPLPTNDDDDESDGNVSLWSYSI; encoded by the coding sequence ATGGAGAACTTTAGCAGCGACTCGACGAATTCGCCGTTGGCCCGGAGGTCGGCGGCGTCGGACGAGGATATGTCGTACGCGACGGTGTCGTCGGCGCCGCCCAAGCGGCGAGCCGGGCGCACCAAGTTCCGGGAGACGCGGCACCCCGTGTACAAGGGCGTCCGGCGGCGCAACGGGGACAAGTGGGTGTGCGAGGTCCGGGAGCCCAACAAGAAGTCGAGGATCTGGCTGGGCACCTTCCCCACCGCCGAGATGGCCGCCCGCGCTCACGACGTGGCCGCCATGGCCCTGCGCGGCCGCTCCGCCTGCCTCAACTTCGCCGACTCCCCGTTGCGGCTCCCCGTGCCGGAGTCGTCCAGTCCCGCCGACATCCGCAGGGCGGCGGCCCGCGCGGCCGAGGCCTTCCTGCCGCACCCTGACCCGGACGCTCCCGAGCCAATGCAGGACCAGAATACAACGTCGTGCGAGACCGCGGGGACGTCGGCGGCAGCCTGTGATCCATTCCTCGTGGAAGACGGTCTCAACTTCGGAATGCAAGGGTACCTGGACATGGCGGAGGGGTTGTTGATCGAtccgccaccgccgctgccgacGAACGATGACGACGACGAGAGCGACGGCAACGTGTCTCTGTGGAGCTATTCCATCTGA